Proteins encoded together in one Osmerus eperlanus chromosome 20, fOsmEpe2.1, whole genome shotgun sequence window:
- the pvrl2l gene encoding PVR cell adhesion molecule related 2 like isoform X2, whose translation MEGEKRENIAVYHPIYGKSFPASPFSDRVEFLPGPLESPSIKVNQLKMADAGRYTCEFATYPSGNEQGTTTLIMLSKPKNSASPVTVQAGTKPVVVAQCAAVDGKPAADISWQTAVPGNHSITSKEAADGTVTVRSEFRMVPTAADHGKELTCVVTQRTQDVPQSFPMKLSVEYPPTASIQGYDENWYRGRSEATLVCETNSNPPASVTWTSLSGPMPDTVRIEGNRLIVRTVDETVNTTFVCEVKNRLGVGKHQLTTIVIEPSVNPSSAGVVAGAIISSLLALLLVGALIGVLINCSRRQRRAGGGYPGNATWQAEPTATRLVSLAPARMEGPGPNNNGPFLHTGRTSWGR comes from the exons ATCTATGGGAAATCTTTCCCAGCCTCTCCATTCAGCGACCGTGTGGAGTTCTTGCCCGGGCCTCTGGAAAGCCCCTCCATCAAAGTCAACCAGCTCAAGATGGCTGACGCTGGCCGCTACACCTGCGAGTTCGCTACCTACCCCAGCGGCAATGAGCAAGGCACCACCACCCTGAtcatgctgt ccaaGCCTAAGAACTCAGCGTCCCCGGTGACGGTGCAAGCCGGTACTAAACCGGTGGTGGTGGCCCAGTGCGCCGCGGTGGACGGTAAGCCAGCGGCGGACATCTCGTGGCAGACAGCGGTGCCTGGTAACCACAGCATCACGTCCAAGGAGGCGGCCGACGGCACGGTGACCGTGAGGAGCGAGTTCCGGATGGTTCCCACCGCCGCCGACCACGGCAAGGAGCTCACCTGCGTGGTGACGCAGCGCACGCAGGACGTGCCGCAGAGCTTCCCCATGAAGCTGTCTGTGGAGT accctcccactGCATCCATCCAGGGCTATGATGAGAACTGGTACAGAGGCCGCAGTGAAGCCACCCTCGTCTGTGAGACAAACTCCAACCCTCCGGCCTCTGTCACCTGGACATC CCTGTCCGGGCCCATGCCCGACACGGTGCGGATCGAAGGGAACCGGTTAATTGTGCGGACGGTGGATGAGACAGTCAACACCACCTTTGTTTGCGAGGTGAAGAACCGGTTGGGCGTGGGCAAACACCAGTTAACCACTATTGTCAttg AGCCCTCGGTGAACCCGTCCAGTGCAGGGGTGGTGGCTGGGGCCATCATTTCCAGCCTCCTTGCCCTCCTATTGGTCGGTGCTCTCATCGGCGTCCTCATCAATTGTAGCCGTCGGCAACGACGTGCTGGAGGAGGTTACCCTGGCAATGCGACTTGGCAGGCGGAGCCTACGGCAACAAGGCTCGTCTCTTTGGCTCCGGCAAGAATGGAGGGGCCGGGGCCTAACAACAACGGCCCATTTTTACATACCGGGAGAACCAGCTGGGGGCGCTAG
- the pvrl2l gene encoding PVR cell adhesion molecule related 2 like isoform X1, whose product MEGEKRENIAVYHPIYGKSFPASPFSDRVEFLPGPLESPSIKVNQLKMADAGRYTCEFATYPSGNEQGTTTLIMLSKPKNSASPVTVQAGTKPVVVAQCAAVDGKPAADISWQTAVPGNHSITSKEAADGTVTVRSEFRMVPTAADHGKELTCVVTQRTQDVPQSFPMKLSVEYPPTASIQGYDENWYRGRSEATLVCETNSNPPASVTWTSLSGPMPDTVRIEGNRLIVRTVDETVNTTFVCEVKNRLGVGKHQLTTIVIDQERQISETPTGMIIGVVIGVLIILLIAGAVFLFLRKRRMDGENGEGPPKHKPPPPANKKHESSAKMLDKPAEPPVETEPLSQTYYETSVEPVTDLDVCDDDVPPTGASNGGTPSALEDTLQYNDEANESANDYLPPYSSMAPPPDNVLQDGGEMTPDPPSTTVSRGESFMSAAMYV is encoded by the exons ATCTATGGGAAATCTTTCCCAGCCTCTCCATTCAGCGACCGTGTGGAGTTCTTGCCCGGGCCTCTGGAAAGCCCCTCCATCAAAGTCAACCAGCTCAAGATGGCTGACGCTGGCCGCTACACCTGCGAGTTCGCTACCTACCCCAGCGGCAATGAGCAAGGCACCACCACCCTGAtcatgctgt ccaaGCCTAAGAACTCAGCGTCCCCGGTGACGGTGCAAGCCGGTACTAAACCGGTGGTGGTGGCCCAGTGCGCCGCGGTGGACGGTAAGCCAGCGGCGGACATCTCGTGGCAGACAGCGGTGCCTGGTAACCACAGCATCACGTCCAAGGAGGCGGCCGACGGCACGGTGACCGTGAGGAGCGAGTTCCGGATGGTTCCCACCGCCGCCGACCACGGCAAGGAGCTCACCTGCGTGGTGACGCAGCGCACGCAGGACGTGCCGCAGAGCTTCCCCATGAAGCTGTCTGTGGAGT accctcccactGCATCCATCCAGGGCTATGATGAGAACTGGTACAGAGGCCGCAGTGAAGCCACCCTCGTCTGTGAGACAAACTCCAACCCTCCGGCCTCTGTCACCTGGACATC CCTGTCCGGGCCCATGCCCGACACGGTGCGGATCGAAGGGAACCGGTTAATTGTGCGGACGGTGGATGAGACAGTCAACACCACCTTTGTTTGCGAGGTGAAGAACCGGTTGGGCGTGGGCAAACACCAGTTAACCACTATTGTCAttg ACCAAGAGAGGCAGATATCCGAGACGCCGACTGGCATGATCATCGGTGTTGTCATCGGTGTGTTGATCATCTTGCTCATAGCTGGTGCCGTCTTTCTGTTCCTCCGCAAgcgaaggatggatggagagaacgGAGA GGGTCCCCCAAAGCAcaagccccctcccccagcaaacAAGAAGCATGAAAGTTCAGCTAAGATG CTAGACAAACCAGCAGAGCCTCCTGTTGAGACTGAGCCCCTCAGTCAGACCTATTATGAGACCAGCGTGGAGCCTGTCACT GACCTAGACGTGTGCGATGACGACGTTCCTCCTACTGGTGCCTCCAATGGTGGCACCCCCTCTGCCCTGGAGGACACACTGCAGTACAATGATGAGGCCAACGAGTCGGCAAATGATTACCTACCTCCCTACTCCTCTATGGCCCCACCCCCTGATAATGTTCTCCAGGACGGGGGGgagatgacccctgacccaccctccaccaccgTCTCACGTGGCGAGAGCTTCATGTCAGCTGCCATGTACGTGTAG